Part of the Panicum virgatum strain AP13 chromosome 4N, P.virgatum_v5, whole genome shotgun sequence genome is shown below.
GAGGATCTGAGGTCGTCTGTTGATGTCCGGGCAGTATCTTCAAGCGAAACTAACGTGCATTTTCTGCACATATAGTTTCTTTGATGAAACGATGGTGGACAGTGAAGCTAGTAGGCAACAGTGGGAATATGATAAATTTGACAGAATGCTACAAGATTCATGTGCCACGCCAGTGAAATTGCCATTTGATTTTCTGAAAAGCATCACAAATGATTTCTCCGAGGAGAGAGTGCTGGGACGTGGCGGATTCGGAGAGGTTTACAAGGTATGCTAATTGTTTATTTCCCCCTTATCCTTCTTATTGTAGACACTCAAATCACCAGAGGCTAATATCTCGCAAACTATGAGACTGATCAGGGAATCCTTCAAAATGGGAAAGCGATTGCTGTGAAGAGGCTGAAGATTCTTGATACGAACTTAGATGATGATCAGTTCCAGAAAGAACTTAATTACAAATCTTTCCGGGTTAGAGCACAAAAACATAGTACAATTCAAAGGCTATTTGTGCTGACTCATGGCAAGTCCCCTGGCCAGATTCACGCTCCCAAGGAAGAGGCAAATTTGTCATGGCTGAAAAACGAGAAAGGGCTCTATGCTTTGAATATGTATCTAACAAAAGCCTTCGCGAGCACATTTCAGGTATGAGAAATTGAGAAATGCTGTAAACATCTGCATGGTTGCTTGCAGTAATCATGTTGTTGAATGTCTAATAAATCGAAGTACTTTCAAACAAAATAACACAATGAGTAGGTGTGAATATATAGTAATATTCCTGAAAGGAGAATTTTAACACAATCATTTGAGTTGGTGTAAATgattaatttttcataattttattttttaaatttgttAACATTGTTCTGGAAAGACATAAAAATACAGGGAACATTAGATCGAAAGCTTCAGAATGCTGGGTATATAGTGTCGGTGGTGAGAATCATGGGTCATAGGATTCGATACTTATTAGTTTAGATAGAATGGACACACTAACAAAACCACTCAAGCGCATGTAAAAGGCATGCAATTATTTATTGATTTTCTTGCCTTAcacatttttgttttatttttacgGATGCATCATGTGGTCTCGAGTGGCCCCTGAGATTTGAGATAATCAAAGGGATTTGCTCTGGTTTGCATTACCTTCACACGGAGCGTGATCTTGCTCACATGGACCTTAAACCCGAGAATATATTACTGGATGACAATATGGTGCCGAAAATTGTAGATTTCGGTACTTCAAGGCTCTTTGATAGTAAGGAAACTCGAATTATCACAGAAAAAATGGGTGGGGTCATGGTATGCGAAACACCTAGAGAATGCTGTTCATATTGTATTTTATTTTTCCAGTTTAACAAGCTACCGTCTTTCATGGTGTATATATCGTGCAGGGGGTATATGGCACCAGAGTATGCCGAGTCTGGGATGATATCAAAGAAGGCAGATATATTCAGTTTTGGTGTGGTAATCCTGGAGCTGCTTACAGGTTCCAAGTCCGAGTATCCCCAAAGTGAGGCATCTTTCAAGGGATTCACTGACGGTGTAAGATGAACCAGTCAACACCTTAACGTATTCTGTTTCGTTTCTCGATCATGTAATACAATCTTTTATCATGATAAACTTACTGTTGAAATTTTAGGTGGTTGAAAAATGGAGGAACAGGTTATCAAATGCGGGCTACAGTCAACAAGTTAGTACCTGCGTCTTGATTGCATTAAACTGCTTAGAAGTTAACCGAGATAAAAGGCCTACCACGGAATGCATAATCAAAAGGCTTAATGGAGGCCAGGTAATGGTTTCTCCACCCTCTAACGAATGTGTAATTAAAGATTTTTGATTGCGCAAGTCCAGATGTTTTCTTCATCTTATTGTATGCATTTTTTTCTCCTCGTCCGATCCTACACAGGAACCCAACAGCTCAAGTTCATGTGTGCAAAACAACCCGAAACGTGTTGCCATTGAAGTTGGGGCTGTGGTTCTCATCTGGGCATTGGTAATATCGACCCTGAATAAGGTCACGACTTTGGTTACCTTACTTGCCATAGGAGGACCGGCTATACGTCTCGTCACCTACTTGAAGAATCACTGTAATTCAAGGCCACAGATGATTTTATTCACCATGGGGGCTACACTGGCTTGCAGTTCTGGCTCTAGGGTCATCAGCAGCAGCAAATGTGAAGTTTGTCATCGTGGCTGGGGTAACCTTAGTTGCCGTAGGAGCTATGGTACTTCTAGTCCTCGGCCACCGAGACTACGCCGTTTTGTTTGTTGTTGCAGTGCTTGTACTtcggccccgtttagttcccaaaatttttcctacagtatccatcacatcaaatctttcgacatatgcatgaaatattaaatgtagttgaaaaaataactaattacacagtctaactgattagcatgagatgaatcttttaagcctaattagttcatgattggatattatttgtcaagtaacaacgaaacatgctacagtaacttttcATCATATTTTTCACAAACTAAACGCGGCCTTCTTTTTTGAGGGATGATTCCGGAGAAGAAGAATGATGATGCCACCAAGAAAAGCGGCACGACAACCGATGGAGCCTAGCTAGCTCTGATGACATTGGCCCGTGTCTCTGTGCAACAAGGTTGGGTTGGTCCTTCCTGGCATCGCTTGACATTTTAATCCAAGTGGTTGGAAACTCAATTTAATACAAGCCGATTGTAAAAACTCGTGGTGCCGATGCAATCATGACcttacggtgtcaaataaaattaatttataaaatcAACTTCACAACCATTACTTTAGGAACCCTGAAGATTATAATTAGATTTTTGATCGCGTCTTTTGAGGATG
Proteins encoded:
- the LOC120671141 gene encoding cysteine-rich receptor-like protein kinase 21; translation: MAGMHSGDSSGSIHGSCCDLVHGKARVSDTSPAALARVQTVAGTQETAPAPVQALQGSDMSFFDETMVDSEASRQQWEYDKFDRMLQDSCATPVKLPFDFLKSITNDFSEERVLGRGGFGEVYKGILQNGKAIAVKRLKILDTNLDDDQFQKELNYKSFRVRAQKHSTIQRLFVLTHGKSPGQIHAPKEEANLSWLKNEKGLYALNMYLTKAFASTFQGVYGTRVCRVWDDIKEGRYIQFWCGNPGAAYRFQVRVSPK